A portion of the Suricata suricatta isolate VVHF042 chromosome 11, meerkat_22Aug2017_6uvM2_HiC, whole genome shotgun sequence genome contains these proteins:
- the LOC115272188 gene encoding interferon-induced very large GTPase 1-like, which yields MENKQLNLTEGILSHRKNLPDKDLVKWASGGLALQGIYKTNNERGLIEKREELLSVPKNFSLFGPQQGTRMETREFTSSQAESTFTQTIEKLGFSAAASAKGKGWGFSLEAGVDDSKHSESKETQQSHSEHPYFCSTKFIYIPLASCHFPTDQLQLSKAALQELKCIEDLLDQSAGPDRAPLLKARTEAFFHRFGSHANQGPLHLGGIYWWKAISEGFQSEQLAEVKQQSAKALDLYISGSYSSFGIQVATDVAKTDSHSKEDSENTSSQNLQSRIQLSVAQTGGPPEANDLCQWKTGLIASNQTWCVIDRGIQLVPVWDIILSSHRSNFKDALQVAICLKDSYTALTGLTTQIQNGEELLSIVKKARVFLQDIKSWEVSDPEEQLKKLISFMQMLSQKLNSYDTWINICLTDRDLQNFLVNTVNFCRSSSIYDTKFIKSQLRSLLDPHIYRVKSFPQAHSIVQWIFWSESELEHIKISQFSELIKIIRKNKNDYLEVKVKSESPEIVEEAQRKATYEVSRSLRSFLNYLQETEQPDIQLLLLTIAAGAGYHIANKTFQFLLGCDELDFLLHEMQTAQDKYQALKNICSSRAQAFLVLTGLTASAEVTAVSPKEKTQRLTFIRRFMGQSWSKKVEDVLTKPGAEHDWEKLETDLRLLIDGNYEVTNPSLQMDEVRKHLQNIFHEKEPPHEPHDNENNKWEATENGAFLELLQRLGLEHYYPKRMSRANFHLIYKTSVYNTQPSSERELPFYFLQKLLMLDCGMRYLVFKDDGNAENRVYLNVSKQKNVVFNPYDDFFEDNDSPTNLLATDSRPHIHPMDIQMALLHCADDFARQYILAKLSICQFALPLLIPNPCNSQIEFSLWSLSQIRRSWQQARKTTKEASNNYKNQQMCHVSTPIVSFIRVGNGFSASKSQIMNCILSKRKHDIFFHRHCRGSSKDCLLMGGVVEIGWFCPGGEDEDSFDNCLTFANLHGDTKEHEKQLTFLKEISSLIVVLMATSDDNKESRTIIRDLCELSKPLICLLDDKEKTTANYSGQKVRIGIRNRNEAELTDNLKTTIRDLLEFSDTTFSLEDCAQIARKQGFLIDEDQRDCKEAKEMAEVLMALLGEMQIPQIKENLLPLQGNLWHLWCKKDKELYHLREKGNRSIEQHKCEIEEEKRRIRQQQLARAFPLNVLMQSVLEIILNHSETHTKLYFLQWLSVSLDNLTAGHLEELNERKKALWSQVQAEKKKATKNTNLKHWQNEIEAISTEISDCTLGIEQVLREIGQIYEVLEETSSPKDKLFLSLPQIVADLMISGLPIELMDGDASYVPLKWVAAIFDKVSEKLGDKRLFVLSILGLQSSGKSTLLNALFGLQFTVSAGRCTRGAYMQLLKVEETFTEELGFDFVLVVDTEGLRAPELSSKSQNWDNELATFVIGLGNLTLINIFGENPSEMQDILQIVVQAFLRMKQVKISPSCLFVHQNVGEVTAKDQTMEGRRRLEQRLDEMAEKAAEQEQYSDVTRFSDVIKFDVNTDVYYFAHLWDGNPPMAPPNPHYSHNVQELKSRILLTAKQESRGGIMKISDVKFRVQDLWRALVNENFIFSFRNTREVMAMSKLETMYNHWTWELRSHVLGLQNQLINQIQNGKIQTFRISTFQAPVIEKYEAIKQELEKYFNEDPDSEILVQWKANFESKLTMLKEALISESQKKADELISLKKSQEKLDNKMAAYEKELLEKSRTLALTVKGTELSEEELHEKFYQLWEKWVCGVSSTLPPATEPNIDVDAENILLEYFKKERNIVDTLKKNSGEKFQIKYDKHVKIITNYYIGRRSLEVCDKMSIQGTTDCITSQYDETIKEIWTQKCDYNPSYFHEILKIIDEEVKSAPTEGRYTFTNKYEIDLSLCLFQKASENFKEMHRAFKRANDPVNYLESKKEDFFMSFKISCQGATSVKTFVDFLWHKLTPAVSTTIWEKMAPKIAGDMCATCPAFNGNRSNLEKHILISLAEEENFDNYWGYLHNSKLFFRNYIEKHIETYCSDKGREKIKLFLKTTVDDMKNAILSAIHESTVIAKDKSSTVSGWLDVFCDRLGSNMIFPRKDLISIEHQEIKDIEFLKEAMSEVLDPTMKRLEEKYLNMSVEEMVPEIRKMLSEHLSGCWKQCPCCKTTCTNTIHTHEGDHSAPFHRPFALCGGSFYQTDNFAIDCCTNLVASDRHLRLGDGRTIPFKNYREAGGEYATWSITPDSSTQPYWKWFVSHFRSKLEENYQKKFINKGEIPDAWAKIKKQDVLNDLRKQ from the coding sequence ATGGAAAACAAACAACTTAACCTCACAGAGGGAATATTATCTCACAGGAAGAACCTCCCAGATAAAGATCTGGTGAAATGGGCATCTGGAGGGTTGGCCCTGCAGGGAATTTACAAAACTAACAATGAAAGGGGtttgatagagaagagagaggagctaCTCAGTGTCCCAAAGAACTTCTCACTCTTTGGCCCTCAGCAGGGCACACGGATGGAAACAAGAGAATTTACATCTTCTCAAGCAGAATCCACATTTACCCAGACTATAGAGAAGCTGGGCTTCAGTGCAGCTGCCTCAGCCAAAGGTAAAGGTTGGGGATTTAGCCTGGAAGCAGGTGTAGATGACAGCAAACATTCAGAATCTAAGGAAACCCAACAATCACATTCTGAGCACCCTTATTTTTGCTCAACCAAGTTCATTTACATCCCACTGGCTTCCTGCCACTTTCCCACTGATCAGCTCCAGTTATCCAAGGCTGCTCTCCAGGAATTAAAATGCATTGAAGACCTTCTGGATCAGTCTGCAGGCCCAGACAGAGCCCCTTTGCTAAAGGCCAGGACCGAAGCTTTCTTCCACAGGTTTGGCTCTCATGCTAACCAGGGCCCTCTGCACTTGGGAGGAATCTACTGGTGGAAGGCCATATCAGAGGGTTTCCAAAGTGAGCAGCTGGCAGAAGTGAAACAGCAGTCAGCCAAGGCCCTGGACCTTTATATAAGTGGCAGCTACAGTAGCTTTGGAATTCAAGTTGCTACAGATGTGGCTAAGACAGATTCTCATTCAAAAGAAGACTCTGAGAACACAAGCTCCCAAAATCTCCAATCTAGAATCCAATTATCTGTGGCCCAGACAGGTGGCCCACCAGAAGCTAATGACCTCTGCCAGTGGAAGACTGGCCTAATTGCCAGTAATCAAACCTGGTGTGTCATTGACCGGGGAATTCAACTGGTGCCTGTCTGGGACATTATCCTCTCCAGCCATAGAAGTAATTTTAAAGATGCTCTTCAGGTAGCTATCTGCCTGAAAGACAGCTACACTGCTCTGACTGGCCTCACTACCCAGATACAGAATGGAGAAGAATTGCTAAGCATTGTGAAGAAGGCCAGGGTTTTcctacaggatataaaatcatgGGAGGTATCTGACCCTGAAGAACAGCTTAAAAAACTTATAAGTTTCATGCAAATGTTGAGCCAAAAACTAAACAGTTATGACACTTGGATTAACATATGCCTCACAGATAGGGATCTGCAGAATTTTCTGGTAAACACTGTCAATTTTTGCAGAAGTTCTTCCATTTATGATACAAAATTTATTAAATCTCAGTTGCGCAGCCTTTTGGATCCTCACATCTATAGAGTGAAAAGCTTTCCTCAGGCTCATTCCATCGTCCAGTGGATCTTCTGGTCAGAGTCGGAGCTGGAGCATATCAAAATCTCCCAATTTtctgaattaattaaaatcataagaaaaaacaaaaatgactacCTGGAAGTTAAGGTTAAATCTGAGTCCCCGGAAATAGTGGAGGAAGCACAAAGAAAGGCCACTTATGAAGTCAGCCGGTCTCTCCGCTCCTTCTTGAATTACCTCCAAGAAACAGAGCAGCCAGACATACAGCTCTTGCTACTTACCATTGCAGCAGGTGCAGGTTATCACATAGCAAACAAGACCTTTCAGTTTCTCCTGGGGTGTGATGAGTTAGACTTCCTACTGCATGAAATGCAAACTGCCCAAGATAAATACCAGGCGCTCAAAAATATTTGCAGCTCCAGGGCTCAGGCATTCCTGGTGCTCACGGGTTTGACAGCCTCTGCTGAAGTTACAGCTGTTTCTCCAAAGGAGAAAACACAACGTTTGACATTTATAAGACGCTTCATGGGGCAATCATGGTCTAAAAAAGTTGAAGATGTCCTCACTAAACCTGGAGCAGAACATGATTGGGAAAAGCTAGAGACAGACTTGAGACTGCTCATTGATGGGAATTATGAAGTCACCAACCCTTCACTGCAAATGGATGAagtgagaaaacatttgcaaaatatctTCCATGAAAAGGAACCACCTCATGAACCACatgataatgaaaacaacaaatgGGAGGCCACAGAAAATGGAGCCTTCTTAGAATTACTCCAGCGTCTAGGCCTAGAACACTACTACCCAAAGAGGATGAGCAGAGCTAACTTCCATCTGATCTACAAGACTTCTGTGTACAACACCCAGCCCAGCTCTGAACGAGAGCTTCCCTTCTACTTCCTACAGAAACTACTGATGTTGGATTGTGGGATGAGATATTTGGTCTTCAAAGATGATGGAAATGCAGAGAATCGAGTCTATCTAAATGTCTCGAAACAAAAAAATGTGGTTTTCAATCCATATGATGATTTTTTTGAAGACAATGATAGTCCCACTAATCTTTTAGCCACTGATTCCAGACCCCATATTCACCCTATGGATATTCAGATGGCActtcttcactgtgcagatgaTTTTGCTAGACAATATATTCTGGCCAAACTCTCCATTTGTCAGTTTGCCCTCCCTCTCCTTATACCTAATCCTTGCAACTCTCAAATTGAattctctctctggtctctcaGTCAGATTAGGAGAAGCTGGCAGCAAgcaaggaaaacaacaaaagaggCAAGCAACAATTATAAGAATCAGCAAATGTGTCATGTCTCTACCCCCATTGTATCCTTTATTAGGGTCGGAAATGGATTCTCTGCTTCCAAATCTCAGATTATGAACTGTATTCTCAGTAAACGTAAGCATGATATCTTTTTTCATCGACATTGCAGAGGGAGTAGCAAAGACTGTCTCTTGATGGGTGGTGTAGTGGAAATTGGCTGGTTCTGTCCTGGGGGTGAAGATGAGGACAGCTTTGACAACTGTTTGACCTTCGCCAACCTTCATGGAGATACCAAGGAACATGAAAAGCAACTCACCTTCCTGAAGGAGATCTCTTCTCTCATTGTAGTCCTCATGGCAACTTCTGATGACAATAAAGAAAGCCGAACAATTATCCGTGACCTGTGTGAGCTATCAAAACCTTTGATCTGTCTGCTTGATGACAAAGAAAAAACCACAGCCAATTATTCTGGCCAAAAAGTGAGAATTGGGATCCGGAACAGAAATGAGGCAGAATTAACAGACAACCTCAAAACTACAATCAGAGATTTGCTAGAGTTCTCTGACACTACTTTTAGCTTAGAGGACTGTGCCCAGATTGCTCGCAAGCAAGGATTCCTTATTGATGAAGACCAGAGAGACTGCAAGGAAGCCAAAGAAATGGCAGAGGTTCTCATGGCTCTATTAGGAGAAATGCAGATACCTCAGATAAAGGAAAACTTACTACCCCTTCAGGGAAATCTGTGGCATCTGTGGTgtaaaaaggacaaagaactCTATCatctgagagaaaaaggaaatcgGAGCATTGAACAACACAAGTGTGAGATTGAGGAAGAGAAACGAAGAATAAGGCAGCAACAGTTGGCCAGAGCCTTTCCTCTCAATGTGTTAATGCAATCTGTCCTTGAAATTATCCTAAACCATTCAGAAACTCATACAAAACTCTACTTCTTACAATGGCTGAGTGTGTCTTTGGACAACCTGACTGCAGGACACTTGGAAgaactgaatgaaagaaaaaaggctttGTGGTCACAGGtacaagcagaaaagaaaaaagcaacaaagaacaCCAACCTGAAACACTGGCAAAATGAGATAGAAGCGATTTCTACAGAGATTAGTGACTGCACCTTGGGAATTGAACAAGTTCTCAGAGAAATAGGCCAGATTTATGAAGTTCTGGAAGAAACTTCCTCCCCAAAAGATAAacttttcctctccctgccccagatTGTTGCAGATCTAATGATATCTGGTCTTCCCATTGAGCTGATGGATGGGGATGCTTCATATGTGCCGCTCAAGTGGGTAGCAGCTATTTTTGACAAGGTTTCTGAGAAACTTGGAGACAAACGGCTGTTTGTTCTCTCTATCCTTGGCCTGCAGAGCTCAGGGAAGTCCACCCTGCTGAATGCCCTTTTTGGGCTGCAGTTCACTGTCAGTGCTGGGAGGTGCACCCGGGGGGCCTACATGCAGCTCCTGAAGGTGGAGGAGACATTCACAGAGGAACTTGGCTTTGATTTTGTGCTCGTTGTGGACACAGAAGGGCTTCGCGCCCCCGAACTCAGCAGCAAATCCCAGAATTGGGACAATGAGTTGGCAACCTTTGTTATTGGACTTGGAAACTTGACTCTGATTAATATTTTTGGGGAAAATCCATCAGAAATGCAAGATATTCTACAAATAGTTGTCCAAGCCTTTCTGAGGATGAAACAAGTAAAAATCTCCCCAAGCTGCCTTTTTGTCCATCAGAATGTGGGGGAAGTTACAGCTAAAGACCAAACAATGGAAGGACGAAGGCGGCTAGAGCAGAGATTAGATGAAATGGCAGAAAAAGCAGCTGAACAAGAACAGTACTCAGATGTGACCCGCTTTAGTGATGTCATAAAGTTTGATGTCAATACTGATGTCTACTACTTTGCTCACCTCTGGGATGGCAATCCTCCAATGGCCCCTCCCAATCCTCACTACAGCCACAATGTCCAGGAGCTGAAAAGTAGAATTCTTCTGACAGCCAAACAGGAATCTAGGGGAGGCATCATGAAGATATCAGATGTAAAATTCCGAGTCCAAGATTTGTGGAGAGCCCTAGTGAACGAgaactttattttcagtttcaggAACACCAGAGAAGTCATGGCCATGAGCAAATTGGAAACAATGTATAACCACTGGACCTGGGAGCTGAGGAGTCATGTGCTCGGCTTGCAGAACCAGCTAATCAACCAGATTCAGAATGGAAAAATCCAGACATTCAGAATAAGCACATTTCAGGCTCCAGTCatagaaaaatatgaagccaTCAAACAAGAActtgaaaaatactttaatgaAGATCCAGATAGTGAAATACTGGTTCAGTGGAAAGCAAATTTTGAAAGTAAGCTAACAATGCTTAAAGAGGCACTTATTTCAGAAAGCCAAAAAAAAGCTGATGAACTTATTAGTTTaaagaaaagtcaagaaaaactggacaacaaGATGGCAGCTTATGAAAAGGAATTGTTAGAAAAAAGCCGAACCTTGGCTTTAACTGTAAAAGGCACAGAATTGAGTGAGGAAGAGCTACATGAGAAGTTCTATCAACTCTGGGAAAAATGGGTCTGTGGTGTGTCCTCAACTCTCCCTCCAGCTACAGAGCCTAACATTGATGTGGATGCTGAAAACATCCTTTTGGAATAtttcaaaaaggagagaaatattgTAGACACACTGAAGAAAAATTCTGGAGAAAAGTTTCAAATCAAATATGACAAACATGTCAAAATAATCACGAATTATTACATAGGTAGAAGGTCATTAGAGGTCTGTGATAAAATGTCCATACAGGGGACTACTGACTGCATTACTTCACAATATGATGAAACTAttaaggaaatttggacacaaaagTGTGATTACAATCCATCTTATTTCCATGAAATCCTGAAAATAATAGATGAGGAAGTGAAATCTGCACCAACTGAGGGAAGATacacatttacaaataaatatgaaattgatTTATCTTTGTGTTTATTCCAAAAAGCATCAGAGAATTTTAAGGAGATGCACAGAGCATTCAAGAGAGCAAATGATCCAGTAAACTATCTGGAAAGTAAGAAAGAGGATTTCTTCATGAGTTTCAAGATATCTTGTCAAGGAGCAACTTCCGTCAAaacatttgttgattttctgtggCACAAACTCACTCCTGCTGTCTCTACCACCATATGGGAAAAAATGGCCCCTAAAATTGCTGGAGACATGTGCGCTACCTGCCCCGCATTCAATGGAAACAGGTCTAACCTGGAGAAACACATTCTCATCTCTCtggcagaagaagaaaattttgatAATTACTGGGGTTACCTtcataattcaaaattattttttaggaatTACATTGAAAAACATATTGAAACATATTGTTcagataaaggaagagaaaaaataaagttgtttttaaaaacaactgtagATGATATGAAGAATGCCATCCTCTCAGCTATTCATGAATCCACAGTAATTGCTAAAGATAAAAGCAGCACTGTGTCTGGGTGGTTGGATGTGTTCTGTGATCGCCTGGGGAGTAATATGATCTTCCCAAGAAAAGACTTGATAAGCATTGaacaccaagaaataaaagatattgagTTTCTCAAAGAAGCTATGAGTGAAGTTTTGGATCCCACAATGAAGAGATTAGaagagaaatatttgaatatgtCTGTAGAAGAAATGGTTCCGGAAATTCGGAAAATGCTCTCTGAACATCTCTCTGGCTGCTGGAAACAGTGTCCCTGCTGTAAAACTACTTGTACAAACACAATCCATACACATGAAGGAGACCACAGTGCTCCCTTCCACCGTCCTTTCGCTCTGTGTGGAGGGTCTTTTTACCAAACAGACAACTTCGCCATTGATTGCTGTACTAATTTGGTGGCAAGTGATCGTCATTTGCGTTTGGGGGATGGCCGGACTATCCCATTTAAGAACTATCGAGAGGCAGGAGGGGAGTATGCCACGTGGAGTATCACCCCAGACTCATCTACCCAGCCCTACTGGAAATGGTTTGTCTCTCACTTCAGAtcaaagctagaagaaaactatcagaaaaaatttataaataaaggtgAAATTCCTGATGCATGGGCCAAAATCAAAAAGCAAGATGTGCTCAATGACTTGAGAAAACAGTAA